A region of the Sphingomonas sp. S2-65 genome:
CCATGTCCCCGCATTGACCCAGGCAATGCCTGAACAGACACATCCCCGCTGGCCGACCCGTCTCTGGATCGTCCGCCACGGCCAGAGCGCCGGCAATGTCGCACGCGACCGCGCGCATGAGGCCGGCGAGCATCACATCGACATCGACATGCGCGATGTCGATGTGCCGCTTTCCGAGCTCGGCGAGCAACAGTCCGATGCGCTTGGCCGCTGGTTCGCGCAGGGCCAGGGGCACGGCCGCCCCGACGTGATCCTCGCCAGCCCGTATGTCCGCGCGAGGGAAACCGCACGCCGCTTTCGAGACGCAGGGGGTGCCGACGCAGACGAACCGATCTGCGCCGACGAGCGTCTACGCGAAAAGGAGTTCGGGATCCTGGATGGCCTGACCACCGCCGGAATCCGCGCCCTTCAGCCCGACCAGGCCGACTTTCGCCGCCTGCTCGGGAAATTCTATCATCGCCCGCCCGGCGGAGAAAGCTGGTGCGACGTGATCTTTCGCCTGCGCTCGCTGCTGGACACGGTGTCGCTGCACTATGGTGGCCGGCAGGTCATGATCGTCGCGCATCAGGTGGTGGTGCTGTGTCTGCGCTACATCATCGAAAACCTGTCCGAGGCAGAGATACTCGCCATCGACAAGGCAGGCGACGTCGCCAACTGCTCGGTTACCGAATACGCCTTCGATCCCACCGCAGGCAAGGATGGCGGCCTCACCCTGGTCCGCTACAACGTCACCGCTTCGATGGAACAGGACGCGGTGGCTGAGGTCACGTCGGAACCCGACACCCCCGTGGCGGCACGCGGATGACGCCGCTCGACTCCGCTTGGCTGGCCGAAAACCCGCTTCCGCAGCCGGAGGGCGACACCGACAAGAACCGACGCGGCCGGGTGCTCGTCGCTGGCGGCTCAGAGACGGTGCCCGGTGCCCTGCGGCTGACGGGCGAGGCGGCACTCCGTGCGGGCGCGGGAAAGGTTCAGCTCGCGACCGTCGAGCGTGTCACGCTGGCACTTGGCATGACGATGCCGGAGGCTGCCGTGTTCCCACTCGCGGCGAATGCGTCGGGCGAACTGGGGGATGCCGCGGGACCGGTGCTTGCCGGGTATCTGGAACGCTGTGACTCGCTGGTTCTCGGTCCTGGAATGGGCCCGGACGCCGCAGCAGAAGCTATCCTGGCATGCGCGATTGCCGAACCGCGCGCCGGGCTCTCGCTTGTCGTCGACGCCGCGGCGCTGGGCGCTGCCGGCAACATGACAGAGCGACTGCGTGCGCATGAAGGGCGCGTGGTGCTGACGCCGCATCCTGGCGAGATGGTTCAGCTCATGGGCTGCGACGAAAGCCGCATCAAACACGATCCAGCCGCGCTGGTTCGCGAAGCCGCCGACCGGTTCGGCGCCACGGTGCTGCTCAAGGGAGCGCAGACCTTGGTCGCCTGCCCGGAACAGCCGGTGCTCCGGTACCCCGGTGGCGGACCCGGTCTCGCCACCGGCGGCTCGGGTGATATCCTCGCTGGCATCATCGGCGCACTTTTGTCACGCGGTGCGTCGCCGCAAACCGCCGCGGCATGGGGGGTGTGGCTCCACGGCGAGGCCGGACGGCGGCTCGCCGAAACCGTTGGTCCGCTCGGCTTCCTGGGACGGGACCTGCTTCCATTGATCCCGCGCCTGCTGGCTACCTCGCGCTAGGACACAAGAGGCATTTCGAAGATAGGGTATGGCTTGTACCCTTGCCCGCACCAAGATAACCTCAGGGCAAATTAGAAGGCAGGTATGCAGTCGTGACGATGGTCGGCCAGCTTCGCTAGCCTGCTTTATGTCGTCCGCAGGATGCGCAGCGAGTTAGTAGCCAAGTTTCTTCGCTCGCTCGCAAAGATGAGCATGGACCGGGAGGGTGTCGCACGACGCTCTTCCTGAAGGGAGCGGGGTAAGATGGACACAAACGCGTTGTTCCGCCTGGACAGCCGGGTCGCACTGGTGACGGGAGGATCTCGAGGCATCGGCAGGATGATTGCTGCTGGCTTCGTCGCACAAGGTGCCAAGGTCTATGTGTCCTCGCGCAAGGCAGAAGCCTGTAATGAGGCCGCCGCCGCGTTGGGGCCCAGTTGCATCGCGCTCCCGATGGACGTGTCCACGGTAGAGGGCTGCAAAGCCCTCGCGACCGAACTCGCTGCCCGCCAGCCGCATCTCGACATCCTCGTCAACAACGCCGGAGCCGCCTGGGGCGAGGCGTTCGACACCTTCCCCGAGCAAGGCTGGGACAAGGTGATGGCGCTCAATGTTAAGTCGCCCTTCTTCCTTACCCAGGCGCTCCACGGCCTGCTCAAGGCCGCGGGCAACCAGAACCGCCCCGCCAAGGTGATCAACATCACCTCCGTCGACGGCCAGCGGGTAAATCCTTGGGAGACCTACAGCTATCAGGCGTCCAAGGCAGCGCTGATCCACCTGACCCGGCGCATGGCGGCGCGATTGATCCGCGACCACATCGTCGTATCCTCGCTCGCTCCTGGCGCCTTTCCCAGCGACATGAACAAGGCCGCGCGGGATCATGGCGACGGCGTCGCCAAGCGTATCCCCGCCGGCCGCATCGGCAGCGATGAAGACATGGCCGGCGCCGCCATCTACCTCGCCAGCCGTGCCGGCGACTATGTCGTCGGCGAGACCCTCACCGTCGACGGCGGCTTGGTCAATGCCAGCTTGGGCGGCAGCATCGACGGCTGAAACGCAGGCTCAGCGGGCGATGCCACCCGCTGCCAGGACCGCGAGCGTTACCAGCTCGCTGGCGGTTGCGGTCATCGGGGCGATCTGGACCGGCTTTTCCATGCCGATCAGCATCGGGCCGATGGTCGAGTCGCCACCCAGCTCGCGCAGCAGCTTGGCCGAGATGTTGGCCGACTGAAGCCCTGGCATGATCAGCACGTTGGCCGGACCGGACAGCCGCGCGAATGGATAATTCGCCAGCTGCTTGGGATTGAGCGCGACGTCGGGCGACATCTCACCTTCATATTCGAACTCGACCGAGCGCTCGTCGAGCAGCTTGATCGCCCCGCGGACATGCTCGAGCCAGCGGCCTTCGGGATTGCCGAAGGTCGAATAGCTGAGGAACGCGACACGGGGCTCGTGGCCCATGCGGCGCGCAACTTGGGCTGCGCCCTCGGCGATCTGAGCCAGTTCCTCGGCGCTCGGGCGCTCGTTCACGGTCGTGTCGGCGATGAACACCGTGTGCGACTGGCCGACCAGCACGTGCATGCCAAAGGCGATGCGGCCCGGCGCATAGTCGATCACGCGGCGCACCTGGCGCATCGTCTCGGCATAAGTGCGGGTGACGCCGGTCAGCATCGCGTCGCCCTCGCCTAGCTGGAGCAGCAGCGCGCCGAAGATGTTGCGGTCGCGGTTGACCAGCCGCTCGATGTCGCGGCGCAGATACCCGCGACGCTGAAGCCGCTCGTACAGGAACTCGACCATGCGCGGCACCAGCGGCGAATTGACGCTGTTGTGCAACTCGAAGCCTTCGGGATCTGCACCCAACGCCTTCAGCCGGTCATGCACCGATTCGCGACCGACCAGCACGGGAATGCCGTATCCGCCTTCCTTGAAGGCGATGGCGGCGCGCAGCACGACTTCTTCCTCGCCCTCGGCAAAGATCACGCGCTTGGGGTGCGCGCGCGCACCCTCATAGGCAAGGCTGAGCACAGAAGTGGTTGGGTTGAGCCGCGCGCGCAGCGACTGACGATACGCAGCCATGTCGACGATCGGCTTGGTCGCGACCCCCGAGTCCATCGCCGCCTGGGCGACGGCGGCAGGCACGATCTCCATCAGCCTGGGATCGAACGGCGCGGGGATAATGTAGTCCGGGCCGAAGCTGTGCTGCGTGCCATAGGCGGCGGCGACTTCCTCGGGCACCTGCTGGCGGGCCAGTTCGGCAAGCGCGCGGGCGGCCGCAACCTTCATCGCGTCGTTGATCGTCGTAGCGCGTACGTCGAGCGCGCCGCGGAAAATGAACGGGAAACCAAGCACGTTGTTGACCTGGTTCGGATAGTCCGAACGGCCGGTGGCGATGATCGCATCCGGGCGCGCCTCTTTGGCGACCGGCGGGCTGATCTCGGGATCCGGGTTGGCCATCGCGAACACGATCGGGCGCGGCGCCATGGTCTTCAGCAGCTCGGGCGGCAGCGAGTTGGCCGAAGCCAACCCGACGAACACGTCGGCGCCGTCGATGGCCTCTGCAAAGGTGCGCTTGTCCGTGGCGACGGCATGCGCCGACTTCCACTGGTTCATGCTTTCCTGGCGGCCCTGATAGATCACGCCGTTCAAGTCGCACATCAGCAGGTTGTCGTGAGGCAGGCCCATCGCCTTGATCAGTTCGGCACACGCGATCGCGGCGGCGCCGGCACCCAGCATCACGATTTTGGTATGCTTGATGTCGCGCCCGGTCAGGTGGAGCGCGTTGATCAGACCGGCGGCGGCAATGATCGCGGTGCCGTGCTGGTCGTCATGGAAAACCGGGATGTTCATGCGCTCGCGCAGCGTCTGCTCGATGACGAAGCATTCGGGGGACTTGATGTCCTCCAGGTTGATGCCGCCGAAGCTCGGCTCCATCAGCTCGACTGCGTCGATGAAGCGGTTCACGTCCTCGGTCTTCAACTCGATATCGATCGAGTCGACGTCGGCGAAGCGCTTGAACAGCACCGCCTTGCCTTCCATCACCGGCTTCGAGGCCAGCGCACCGAGGTTGCCGAGGCCGAGGATGGCGGTGCCATTGGAGATCACCGCGACCAGATTGCCCTTGGCAGTATAGTCGTATGCGAGCGAGGGATCCTCGGCGATGGCGCGGACCGGCACCGCGACGCCGGGCGAATAGGCCAGCGCGAGATCACGCTGAGTCGCCATCGGCTTGGACGCGACGATCTCGATTTTGCCGGGCCTGCCTTCCGAATGGTAGCGAAGCGCCTCGCGCTCGGAAAACTGGACCTTCGATTCCTCAGACATTCAACTCTCCTGGTCTCCTTCCTTTAGGGTGACGATTCCGTAGCTGCAATCGGACGATCGCACTCAGGCGGAAACGAAATGTTGCTGCCCGAGTCGTCCCCAGGAAAGCGGCAGGCGGGTGTTGATCGTGGCCACGCATCGGCTACCGACAGTGCATGTCCTCCGCCGCACCCACGCCGATGATGGCGCAGTATCTCGCCCTCAAGGCTGAAGCCGAGGACTGCCTGCTCTTCTACCGTATGGGCGATTTCTTCGAGCTGTTCTTCGATGATGCCAAGATCGCAAGCGCGTGCCTCGACATCGCACTGACCGCGCGTGGCGAGCATGAGGGCGAGCGCATCCCGATGTGCGGGGTGCCGGTGCACGCGATGGAGGGCTATCTCGCCCGGCTGATCAAGGCGGGCCACCGCGTCGCTATCGCCGAGCAGACCGAAACGCCGGAACAGGCGAGGAAGCGAGCCGGATCGAAGGCGCTGGTCGCCCGAGCGATCGTTCGCGTCGTGACCGCCGGCACGCTGACCGAGGAAACGCTGCTCGACAGCCGCTCGGCCAATTGGTGCGCGGCGATCGGCGAGGCGGGCGGCAGCGTCGCGATTGCCTGCGCCGACATTTCCACCGGGCGTTTCGAGATCATCGAGACCGATGCCGAGCGCGTCTCCGCCGAGATCGCTCGGCTTTCGCCCGCCGAAACCGTCGCGTGCGACGCGTCGACGTTCGATGCGCTCGCGACCATGTTGCGCCCGCGTCAGGGGTTCGACAGCGTTGGCGCGGAGGAGCGGCTGAAGGCACTGTTCGGAGTCGCCACGCTGGACGGGTTCGGCAGCTTCTCGCGCGCGGCGCTGGCGGCTGCGGGCGGGCTCGTCGCTTATCTGGATCACACCGCCAAGGGATCCCTGCCCTTCCTGCGCCCGCCACGCGTCAGCCGGACCGAGGCGTTCATGGCGATCGACGCGGCGACGCGCGAAAGCCTGGAACTCTGTGTCAGCCAGGGCGGCGTCCGCAAGGGCAGCCTGCTCGACAGCGTCGACCGCACTGTCACCGGAGCTGGCGCACGCCTGCTGGGGCAGGACATCGCCACGCCACTGATGGACCGAGCGGCGATCGAGGCGCGGCTCGACCTGGTGCAGCGCTTCCACGACGATGCCGGAGTGCGTGACATGGTGCGCAGTGCGTTGCGGGCGCTTCCCGACATCGGCCGGGCGCTGGGACGGCTGGCGGCGGGCCGGGGGTCGCCGCGCGATCTGGGGCAATTGCGTGACGGACTGGACGGGGCGTGGCGGCTGGGGGAGCGGCTGGCGGGACTTGACGACGTGCCCGAACTGCTCGGGCGATTGATCCCGCAGTTGCGCGGCCACGGCGCGCTGATCGACCTGTTGTCGCGCGCGCTGGTGCCCGAGCCGCCGGTGGATGCGGCGCATGGCGGGTATATCGCGGAGGGGTATGACGCGGCGCTTGACGATCTGGTTGACGCCGGAGCGGGTGGGCGGCGGGCGATCGCGGCGCTGGAAGCGGAGTATCGCGGGCGCACCGGCATCACCGCACTGAAGATCCGCCACAACGGCGTCCTTGGCTATCATATTGAAGTTGCGGCACGATTTGCCGATGCGCTGATGGCGCCCGACAGCGGCTTCACCCATCGGCAGACGCTGGCGGGCGTCGTCCGCTTCAACGCACCGGAATTGCACGATGTCGCCGTCAAGGTGACGCAAGCGGGCGCGCATGCCCTGGCGGCGGAGGCCGCGCACCTCGAGGATCTGACCACAACCGCCCTCGACAGTCGCGAGGCAATCGCCGCCACCGCCGACGCGCTGGCCCGCCTTGACGTAGCGTCAGGCCTGGCGGAGCGCGCGGCGGAGAGCGATTGGGCGCGCCCGGCGCTGGTCGAGCATAGCTGCTTCGAAGTCGAGGGCGGACGCCACCCGGTGGTCGAGGATGCGGTCGCGCGCAGTGGCGGAAGATTCGTCGCGAACGACTGCAAATTGTCGGAAAATTCGCGGCTTTGGCTCGTCACCGGCCCCAATATGGGCGGTAAATCGACGTTCCTGCGTCAAAACGCGCTGCTCGCCGTCCTCGCGCAGGCCGGCAGCTACGTGCCCGCGGCCAGTGCCACGCTGGGGCTGGTCGACCGGCTGTTCAGCCGCGTCGGCGCATCGGACAATCTCGCGCGCGGCCGATCGACCTTCATGGTCGAGATGGTGGAGACCGCCGCGATCCTGGCGCAGGCGACGCCGCGCAGCTTCGTGATCCTGGACGAAGTCGGGCGCGGCACGTCGACTTATGACGGCCTGGCGATCGCCTGGGCGGTGGTGGAGGCGATCCACGAAGAGAATCGCTGCCGTTGCCTATTCGCGACGCATTATCACGAGCTCACGCGGCTGGCCGAGCGCTGCGACGCGCTCAGCCTCCACCACGTTCGCGCGCGCGAGTGGAAGGGGGACCTGGTCCTGCTCCACGAACTCGCCGACGGCCCGGCGGATCGCAGCTATGGCATCGCCGTCGCCCGGCTGGCGGGCATGCCGCCGAGCGCGATCAAGCGCGCCAAGGCAGTGCTCGACAAGCTGGAAGCGGGCCGCGAGAAGACCGGCGGCCTGGCGGCAGGCCTGGACGACCTGCCGCTGTTCGCCGCCATGGCCCAGCAGGAGGAGGCACAGGCGGACGCGCTGCGCACCGAGCTGGGGGCGCTCGACGTGGACGCCCTCACCCCCCGCGACGCGCTGGAGGCGCTCTACCGGCTGAAGGCGCTGGCCGCCGACTGAGCGGGTCAGGCCCGGAAGACGCCCTTGCGCACGCCATAGCTGTGGAACAGCGCCGGCCAGGCCGAGCCCGGCGCCTCTTTGGGCAACCGTGCGCCGAAGCCATGCCCGCCCTCGTCGAACAGGTGCATCTCCGCCTTGCGGCCCGCCTTCATCACCGCGTCGTAGAGCACCAGGCTGTTGGCGACCGGCACCAGCCTGTCGTCGCTGGCGTGCACCAGGAACAGCGGCGGCGTCTCCGCCGTCACGCGCTTTTCCACCGAGGCGTGAAGCAGTGCCTCTGCCGACGCGCTGGGCCCGAGCAGATTGTCGCGCGACCCGACATGGGTGATGCCGGCGTCGAGGCTCACCACCGGATATACCAGCCCCGCCAGATCCGGCCGCGCCGACATCCGGTCCGCCGCATCCACCGGCGCATACACCGCCTCGCCATGCCGCGTCGCCAGCGAGCCGGCCAAATGGCCGCCCGCGGAGAACCCCAGCACCGCCAGCCGTGCGGGATCGATGCCGAACCGCGCCGCGCCCGAACGGATGACCCGCATGCCGCGCTGCGCATCCTGGAGCGGGACCAGCGCGCGCTGGTCCCAGCCCTCGGCCGGAAGCCGGTAGACCAGGATGAAGGCGGTGATCCCGCGCGCGTTCAGCCACGCCGCCTGCTCGGTGCCTTCATTGTCATAGGCGAGGAATCCATAGCCGCCGCCGGGCACCAGCATCACCGCCGCGCCGTTGGGCCGCGCCGGGCGGCGCACCACCAGCACCGGATCGTCGATGCCCATCACCCAGCGATCGGGATGCGCCGGATCCTTCGAATTGTCGGTCACTTTGCGGACGATCCCCGTGCCGCGCGCTCCCGGCGGGCGCCCCGGCCAGAGCCGAACCACTTCGTCGCCCGGCGCCGTCTGGGCGAGCGCCCCCGGACCGGCCGCGGCGCCCAGCATCGCGGCGCCGGCGCCGAGCACGGCACGTCGTGTGGGTGTCATGCGGTTTCCTCTCCTTCGAATATCGGGCGATAGGCGTAGAGGCCCGGCGTCCCGCCGGTCATGACGAACAGCACCGCTTCGCCGGGGGCGTAGCGCCCCTCCCGCACTGCCGCCAGCAATCCCGCGAACGCCTTGCCGCTATAAACGGGGTCGAGCAGCAGTCCCTCGGTGCGCGCCATCAGCCGCACGGCATCCAGCATCGCTCCCGTCGGGATGCCGTAGCCGTCGCCCAGCTGCGATCCGTCAATCTCCAGCGTCTCGGACAGCGGAGCGGCGCTCAGGCCCGCCAGCGTCGCATCGGCAAGCGCTGCAGTCTCTGCCCTCGCCGGGTCGAGCGGTGCCAGCACGGTATAGGACTGCACCCGCCCCACTG
Encoded here:
- a CDS encoding histidine phosphatase family protein; translated protein: MPEQTHPRWPTRLWIVRHGQSAGNVARDRAHEAGEHHIDIDMRDVDVPLSELGEQQSDALGRWFAQGQGHGRPDVILASPYVRARETARRFRDAGGADADEPICADERLREKEFGILDGLTTAGIRALQPDQADFRRLLGKFYHRPPGGESWCDVIFRLRSLLDTVSLHYGGRQVMIVAHQVVVLCLRYIIENLSEAEILAIDKAGDVANCSVTEYAFDPTAGKDGGLTLVRYNVTASMEQDAVAEVTSEPDTPVAARG
- a CDS encoding NAD(P)H-hydrate dehydratase, with product MTPLDSAWLAENPLPQPEGDTDKNRRGRVLVAGGSETVPGALRLTGEAALRAGAGKVQLATVERVTLALGMTMPEAAVFPLAANASGELGDAAGPVLAGYLERCDSLVLGPGMGPDAAAEAILACAIAEPRAGLSLVVDAAALGAAGNMTERLRAHEGRVVLTPHPGEMVQLMGCDESRIKHDPAALVREAADRFGATVLLKGAQTLVACPEQPVLRYPGGGPGLATGGSGDILAGIIGALLSRGASPQTAAAWGVWLHGEAGRRLAETVGPLGFLGRDLLPLIPRLLATSR
- a CDS encoding SDR family oxidoreductase: MDTNALFRLDSRVALVTGGSRGIGRMIAAGFVAQGAKVYVSSRKAEACNEAAAALGPSCIALPMDVSTVEGCKALATELAARQPHLDILVNNAGAAWGEAFDTFPEQGWDKVMALNVKSPFFLTQALHGLLKAAGNQNRPAKVINITSVDGQRVNPWETYSYQASKAALIHLTRRMAARLIRDHIVVSSLAPGAFPSDMNKAARDHGDGVAKRIPAGRIGSDEDMAGAAIYLASRAGDYVVGETLTVDGGLVNASLGGSIDG
- a CDS encoding NADP-dependent malic enzyme produces the protein MSEESKVQFSEREALRYHSEGRPGKIEIVASKPMATQRDLALAYSPGVAVPVRAIAEDPSLAYDYTAKGNLVAVISNGTAILGLGNLGALASKPVMEGKAVLFKRFADVDSIDIELKTEDVNRFIDAVELMEPSFGGINLEDIKSPECFVIEQTLRERMNIPVFHDDQHGTAIIAAAGLINALHLTGRDIKHTKIVMLGAGAAAIACAELIKAMGLPHDNLLMCDLNGVIYQGRQESMNQWKSAHAVATDKRTFAEAIDGADVFVGLASANSLPPELLKTMAPRPIVFAMANPDPEISPPVAKEARPDAIIATGRSDYPNQVNNVLGFPFIFRGALDVRATTINDAMKVAAARALAELARQQVPEEVAAAYGTQHSFGPDYIIPAPFDPRLMEIVPAAVAQAAMDSGVATKPIVDMAAYRQSLRARLNPTTSVLSLAYEGARAHPKRVIFAEGEEEVVLRAAIAFKEGGYGIPVLVGRESVHDRLKALGADPEGFELHNSVNSPLVPRMVEFLYERLQRRGYLRRDIERLVNRDRNIFGALLLQLGEGDAMLTGVTRTYAETMRQVRRVIDYAPGRIAFGMHVLVGQSHTVFIADTTVNERPSAEELAQIAEGAAQVARRMGHEPRVAFLSYSTFGNPEGRWLEHVRGAIKLLDERSVEFEYEGEMSPDVALNPKQLANYPFARLSGPANVLIMPGLQSANISAKLLRELGGDSTIGPMLIGMEKPVQIAPMTATASELVTLAVLAAGGIAR
- the mutS gene encoding DNA mismatch repair protein MutS, with product MMAQYLALKAEAEDCLLFYRMGDFFELFFDDAKIASACLDIALTARGEHEGERIPMCGVPVHAMEGYLARLIKAGHRVAIAEQTETPEQARKRAGSKALVARAIVRVVTAGTLTEETLLDSRSANWCAAIGEAGGSVAIACADISTGRFEIIETDAERVSAEIARLSPAETVACDASTFDALATMLRPRQGFDSVGAEERLKALFGVATLDGFGSFSRAALAAAGGLVAYLDHTAKGSLPFLRPPRVSRTEAFMAIDAATRESLELCVSQGGVRKGSLLDSVDRTVTGAGARLLGQDIATPLMDRAAIEARLDLVQRFHDDAGVRDMVRSALRALPDIGRALGRLAAGRGSPRDLGQLRDGLDGAWRLGERLAGLDDVPELLGRLIPQLRGHGALIDLLSRALVPEPPVDAAHGGYIAEGYDAALDDLVDAGAGGRRAIAALEAEYRGRTGITALKIRHNGVLGYHIEVAARFADALMAPDSGFTHRQTLAGVVRFNAPELHDVAVKVTQAGAHALAAEAAHLEDLTTTALDSREAIAATADALARLDVASGLAERAAESDWARPALVEHSCFEVEGGRHPVVEDAVARSGGRFVANDCKLSENSRLWLVTGPNMGGKSTFLRQNALLAVLAQAGSYVPAASATLGLVDRLFSRVGASDNLARGRSTFMVEMVETAAILAQATPRSFVILDEVGRGTSTYDGLAIAWAVVEAIHEENRCRCLFATHYHELTRLAERCDALSLHHVRAREWKGDLVLLHELADGPADRSYGIAVARLAGMPPSAIKRAKAVLDKLEAGREKTGGLAAGLDDLPLFAAMAQQEEAQADALRTELGALDVDALTPRDALEALYRLKALAAD
- a CDS encoding alpha/beta hydrolase; translated protein: MTPTRRAVLGAGAAMLGAAAGPGALAQTAPGDEVVRLWPGRPPGARGTGIVRKVTDNSKDPAHPDRWVMGIDDPVLVVRRPARPNGAAVMLVPGGGYGFLAYDNEGTEQAAWLNARGITAFILVYRLPAEGWDQRALVPLQDAQRGMRVIRSGAARFGIDPARLAVLGFSAGGHLAGSLATRHGEAVYAPVDAADRMSARPDLAGLVYPVVSLDAGITHVGSRDNLLGPSASAEALLHASVEKRVTAETPPLFLVHASDDRLVPVANSLVLYDAVMKAGRKAEMHLFDEGGHGFGARLPKEAPGSAWPALFHSYGVRKGVFRA